GGAGATGAACCCAGCAGGGTACAGGCTGGATTGAAACCACACCACCTTAACACCAGAGAAGGTGCTGCCACCTCTAACAGCTGCTGTTCCCAAGTGCTCTTCGAATGAGAAATAGATATGTACACCTGATTTGCTTGTAGTCACCTGCAGAGTTAATTAAACCCCAAAAGCATCTAGAGATCAGAAGGTTTAGCCTGTTGGGAATTTCTAAAGGCtgccaaatttaaaaaaagaaattcttcacttcACACAAGATCTTTGCATACATACATTTCTTCAACCACCTTCCAGCAGTAATCTAAACATTAACTCTTCCCTGAAATTCCCAGTATTATCATCCTCGTCTGGCATTCTAAAAATACACCATGcactgctgagagcagcagcacactAAAACAAGCCTTGTGCTCAACAAAATGAAagtgcacagagcagagctcgATCTCCATTCTCCATCAGCGTCTGCCAAGCCCTGAGCACGGTCCCCTGGAGCCCCACAAGCAGcctggggtggttttggtgcCCCAGCACCCAGAGAACACGTCTCACCCAGCCAGGCACGTGTCTGCATCTCAGCCTTGCCCTCGCCATGGGACCAGCTTCCTCCAGGAGCCAGCAGACACTCCTGTTGCTATAGGAACACCAGAGCTGCAATCACCAAGGTCTCAGCACAATTCCCATCCCGTGCTTCCTCCCTGCACTGCTTCCATTTCCAGAGCTGCCGGAGCAGCGCCTGCAGCGAGCCCAGAGCCAGCCCACCCTCTGGAAATGCAAGGACCTGGGGAACAGCGAATATGGGGCTTCGGCAGGAGATGCTTCTGTGCACAGAACTTCCTGAGAGGCATTTTGCTTGCACTCAAAACTATGTGAGAAAGCCTGATTTCATCAAGTGAGAGCTGTGTTAGCTCTTGCTGCAATGCAGGCAAGTCCAATGTGTGAACATCCCAGAACAGCTCAGGATtacagcccctctccagcacgCACACTGGTTGAACTGAGGTGCCTCAGGGTTCCTCAGTTATTCTTGGAGccataaaaacaaacaacaaacactCCACAGATGTCAGCTAAAGAGCTCCCGGAGTAAAGACAAACACCCTGGATTTTGCACTTTCATACAGGTGTTAACAatgattgaaaaataaaatgacatTAATATTAGACTCAATTATCACATCTCCTCTTCCAATAAAAACAAGCATAAACTGAAGGGGAGTCAGCCTTCAGGCTTGATTAAAAATGACAGAGATATTCTAAGACGCTTCTTGATCCAAATTAACTTCCATCCTTAGACAACAAAGAGAGTCTCAAGGAGGAACTTTAAATGTCAGAGACATTGGTATGAGCAGTGGCTCGTGGAGGGTTTATGGCACAAGCCTGAATTCAGCAGGGACAGTAAAATCTCCTTCCTGCAGTGCACTGCCACATCCTGGCACAACGGACACAGGCTGCAGTGACTCCCTGTGGGCAAGCAGAGGGGCTCACACGGAGCCACAGATCCTGACCCAAGGCACAGCAGGGGCACGCAGGGACAGGCTCAGCAGCCCTGCCAGGTCACCGCTGCAGCCACCGGTGGAGGCACGGCTCAGAACTGCACACCCCCATCCCCATCTTGACCCTTGTCAAGAAAACCCCAggaacccaaacaaccttcctgctcctggagccaGACTGCAGCACTTTAAGGGACGCACAGAAACCTGCAGGTCCATAGCAAAGCTCTCAGAGTGCTCAGGTCCAGTCATTCTGGTTTTTGGGACAAAATGGGGATGTGAAGTTAGCTTTCTGTCTTTTGTGCCTGCTGGAGGAAAATGGCTCTAAAGATGCATCAGGGACACCCTGTCCCACTGAGGAACAAAAGGCTGTGAAATCCACTGAAGTGCTAACTTGGTGTAAGTTACTCCCTAAACAACAcctctttttgttgttgtgtaAGACGAGCTGcataaaggaaggaagaaatccTCCAGAGGAGATtcaatgaaaacagaaaagtagGGAAGAAAATTCCTTTAAGCAATCTCGGAAGAACAGAACAGGGAGTGTGTGGACTTGCAGGGGTTTTCCAGCACCAGGCAATGCCATCTAGTGGAGATGGGATCTCCCTCAGGGCGGCACATCCCACACCTATGCCATGCTATTCCCAGCTTCCAGCACTCCCACACTCAGCCCTCCTGTTTCCCCGACCCCCGGACACAGCAgagggcacaggcagcagcaagCAAGGGGCATTATCATCACTGACTGTGAGAAGCTGGAGAGACTGCTGAGAAAATCCAAGTCCTGAGCAATAAAGAAGCAATAAGTTGCTTCTGTCTGTAGAGCGCACTACAGCTTCAGCACCACTGTTGGAACTATCTGTGTCCCCTGGCTGGACTTTTGATTTTATCACCTTTTCTTTGCCAAAGTGCAGGTAATTCAGCGTTGATTTCACTGGGAAAAATGTAACTTTTACGGATAATGCTGAGAAATGCCAACTGCAGCTAAGTCTCTCTTAACTGAATGTGTCTACCTCAGTTTTTGacaagaaacaagaaaattcTCACTTTAGACTGGCAGAAAAGCCGTGTATTTTGGCTCAGAATTCTTCAAGTATATCCACCTCCATCGGCCCCCAGCTATGCAAGGAATGAGCACAGCAGCAAGTTTGTGCAGGTTGTGTTTGTAATGGATTTCTAGATGTCTCAGATCTGTACTAAATTTCTGCTCAGATCTTTCTGGCACAAGTCTTACAATGCTCCTTCAGTCCCAAAGTGCACTTTATGAACGTGATCTGGCACAAGGGCTGtgcagaggagggagaggaatCCAGTAAGGAACATTCAGGCTCAGGAGAGATTAGTGGACTCGGAGCAGCTCCACACAATTCTTTACCACGACTTCTGCAAAGAATTAACAAAGCCAGCATATCCCGGCCTGCAGGATGAGTTTCAGCAGGTGGCAAACGATTCTGGAAGTCCAGGAGgctgcaggtggtgttttctgaggctgctggcccaggggaagcagctccagggcagagggagggcacagggggcactgggcagcactgggggcactggggcacTCACCCTGGTCAATGgagtgctggggcagctggCAAAGCTGAGGGGCACTGGGGAGcacagggggcactgggagggcacagggggcactgggcagcactggggagcacagggggcactggggagcacagggggcactgggcagcactgggggagcacagggggcactgggcagcactgagagggcacaggggacactgggcagcacagggggcactgggcagcactgagagggcacagggggcactgggcagcacagggggcactgggcagcacagggggcactgggcagcactggggagcacagggggcactgggcagcactgagagggcacagggggcactgggagggcacagggagcactgggcagcactgagagggcacagggggcactggGCAGCACAGGGGGCACTGGGCAGCACAGGGGGCACTGGGCAGCACTGGAAGGCACTGGGCATCACTGGGAGGGTACAGGGGGTCACAGGGGGCACTCACCCTGGTCGATGgagtgctggggcagctggCTCAGCTGGCTGTTCACCACCCCCGCGTACGTGCGCAGGAACTCCTCCTCGCTGGCCGTCAGCTGCGGGCGCAGAGGTGACACCGTGACACCTGAGCACTCAGCAAAGCAGAACCCaccccagcaggcagcagctcccagggacaggcaccacagcacctctgctctgctcctcaccaCCTGCACCAGCCCTTACTTGTGCACCTCGAGCACCAGCAAGGACACAGCAGCCAAATGGGACACGATGGACTCAGGGGCAGGTTCAGTGCCACCTTGAAACAGCTGCTTCACTGGGCTCTTTTGCCAGTAATGAAGAACTTGAAATCATTTATCTATGTATGGCAGTTCCAGGCATCACAAGCCTTCTAATATTTAAGCAAAAATCAATTATGTTTAAGTGATAACGGTTAGATCCAGGGTGGCTCAAACAAGTCAGCATTAAAGCCAGACCATCACCTGCCCAAACCAACAAGCACTACCCCAGTTAGTCCAAAGTGGCCTGAAACCCCACAGAGGATGGGCTCCGAAGTGCATCTTACGTTTGATCCCATCTTCCTGAGCATGAGCAGCACTCTCACTTTCTGCTGAATGTACATCTCCTCCGGACTCTTCCCGGGGACGCCCTCACGGTTCATTCccctcctgccagctcctggatTTCCTGCAGGTACAAAATCAGGAAAACACCAACTAGAACGGGCAATGGGGTCTAACAGGAAATAGAGGAAAAGTTTCATTTCCAAAATACCTGTTCTTCACCAGTGGGCAGATCACTGAATATCCTGGCAGAGAAGGAACCACAACCTTCCCCAGAGAAACCCTTAAAAATGTCAGCAGCTAAACTGGGCCTACAAATGCAACTGGAACATTCACAGAGGCTCATGTTCACATCCCCACAGCTCATTATCTGTGGTTACGTTACTGCATGAGTAGAAAAGGAATTCTAAGAACCAGATGAAAGAATCACCCTGACAGAAGAGTccgtggtttggggttttttccataAATAAGCACAAGCAGAATGAAAACAGGATGCAGAATGCACAGCCATCAAGCCCGCAATGGCTAAACAAAAGCTGTGTGAAATCTAAACTCTTAAGTCttccccctctttttctttttttcctttatatatCATATGAAAAGGCCACTGCGTTAATGTAAAAGTTATTACAATTTATGAAATGGTTTTGGAGAGAAAGTAGAGCTAAGAGGAGCAGAGAAAGAGTATCATTTAAAAGCTGAGCTTTTGCttcttattttaataaaaataattatgttacGGAATAAACAGACTGTGCCATCCAAATTCTGTGGCACAAAGCATGATTATACTTTATTAGATGAGTATCTGGTAATTATTTAAGTTCCACAACAGGGTGTTTACCatgacaaaaaacaaaacaacattcAGGCATTCTCTTCAGCTACTCTTAAAAACCATCCTGAACCATGTTTATTAAGTCAACAATAGTAAAAACCCTAAcctgaaatgtaaaaaataatggTGCTTCAAATAACACACAATTCCAGCAGTGTCACAAACAGACCCAACccctgagcagtgctgggtggAGGAGAAATGCAAGCCCTGACTGCCCTGAAGGGACCCCACaaggaagatggagagagactgtTTGCAGGAGCCTGGAGTGACAGCACAAGGGGGAACGGCTTCACACTTATGGAGAGTGggtttaggtgggatattgggaagaaattcttccctgtgaggccctggcacaggtgcccagagcagctgtggctgcccctgggtccctggcagtgcccaaggctggccaccggggctgggagcagcctgggccggtgggaggtgtccctgccatggcaggggtggcactggaggggcgttgaggtcccttcccacccaacccattccatgcTCCCGTGAGAGGATGGAGGTGTGACCCAGCCACTCCTGCACCACACACACCTCAGAGAAGTGGCTCCAGAACACGTCTCCAACCACTTTTCACTCCCAGAACTGGGTCTGCTCCTACACCAGCCTATAAATGCGACTTCCTGAAGCTCGGTAATGAAGGGAACACACTGCACAAGGCTTGCATAGGGAGGGCTGTATCCCAGCAGGTTCAAACACAGCTTTCCCAGTAATGCTGTCCTGCAGTCATTACCTACCTCTCCTCTCACTTCACTTCCATTATTACTTTTAAGGGAAAGTAATCTGGGTGTGGAAACCGTTTAAAATTACACAGAGGCCCTCCTGAGTGAGTCAGAAGTAATGCAaacttcagcagcagctgctgggacaggCTTTGCCACCCACATTACTGAGCATGGCGATAACAGCAGTAAAAAGTGAGAAAGAGCCATCACCAGTCCATCTTGAACATGTTTCAGTGGGAAGATCTGCATGAAGCTGATTTGCTGTAGATGGCTCTGCTTGGAAACCTGCAGCCTGTGCAAGGTGATGGTTGTTGGGGCTTTTTAGACAAGCAGCAAACTGCTCTCTGAAGGAGGAATTAAACAATCCCATAATTTTGCCTAGTGTCAACTCAAGTAAGTAAATTGGATTATGCTACTAGGTATATACTCCACGCTGCAATTTACTGAGTGCTAACAAGTGATGTCAATAGTAAGGCAATGAACAAAATAAGACAGTGGGCAAGAGACATTTAAGTCATACACATCCAGAGACTGATAAAACAATAAACATTGATCAAGATATCCAGTCAGTCTGAAAGGCTGGGATGGGTTCTTAATATTGTGAAtacttttcaaaaaatattGTACTTGAAAAGGGAAGCTGCTGTACTAGTAACCAATCAacctagaaaagaaaaatcacgacaagaaaagctgaaatgcaGTAAGACACCTATTGTTTAAAAATTCAACAAAAT
Above is a genomic segment from Anomalospiza imberbis isolate Cuckoo-Finch-1a 21T00152 chromosome 23, ASM3175350v1, whole genome shotgun sequence containing:
- the CTNNBIP1 gene encoding beta-catenin-interacting protein 1 isoform X2 translates to MNREGVPGKSPEEMYIQQKVRVLLMLRKMGSNLTASEEEFLRTYAGVVNSQLSQLPQHSIDQGAEDVVMAFSRSETEDRRQ
- the CTNNBIP1 gene encoding beta-catenin-interacting protein 1 isoform X1 — its product is MNREGVPGKSPEEMYIQQKVRVLLMLRKMGSNLTASEEEFLRTYAGVVNSQLSQLPQHSIDQGQRQKTEGSNYRTPEQHRTGEDSEIPEDRGGWLSINKFLCPP